A single genomic interval of Acidimicrobiia bacterium harbors:
- the gcvH gene encoding glycine cleavage system protein GcvH, whose product MHIPDDLQYSPDHEWIRIDGTRARVGITDYAQDALGDVVFVDLPDVGTAVTGGASISEVESTKSVSDIYAPLSGTISEVNTDLGDAPERLNEDPYGEGWIFVIDFTDASQLNSLLSAADYRDLVEG is encoded by the coding sequence ATGCACATCCCGGACGACCTCCAGTATTCGCCCGACCACGAGTGGATTCGCATCGACGGCACTCGAGCCAGGGTGGGTATCACTGATTACGCCCAGGACGCTCTGGGCGATGTGGTCTTCGTTGACCTTCCCGATGTGGGCACCGCGGTGACCGGGGGAGCATCGATCAGTGAGGTCGAATCCACCAAGTCCGTCTCCGACATCTATGCGCCACTGTCCGGAACGATCAGTGAGGTCAATACCGATCTGGGCGACGCGCCGGAACGGCTGAACGAAGACCCCTACGGCGAAGGATGGATCTTTGTGATCGACTTCACCGATGCCTCGCAACTCAACTCCCTCCTCAGCGCCGCCGACTATCGCGACCTGGTCGAG
- a CDS encoding mannose-1-phosphate guanyltransferase has product MGRPGHHGGLAHRPSRPRPVLVGRCVVRAPGASSSARGAIGPLNTPGILALMKAVIMAGGEGTRLRPLTSNAPKPMISLVNAPMMEHVVTLLQRHGFDEIVVTVAFMANHIRTYFGDGSDFGVKMVYATEDTPLGTAGSVRNAMDQLTERFLVISGDVLTDIDLSTMVAEHERTNAFATIGLARVTNPLEFGIVITRPDGSIEQFLEKPSWGQVFSDTINTGIFVLEPGIFDYIDADRPVDFSSEVFPALLADGRPLYGAIGEGYWEDVGTLESYLSAHKDILDGHVAVNIPGFKMGDGVHVGEGAEIHPQATVVGPAVIGENCRIEAGVRLGPYTVLGTNVRVRANTDLERAIVHDNSYLGEGVRLRGAIIGRSCDLRGGVRAEEGVVLGDECFVGEHAVLGSGVKVYPFKTVEQGAVINSSIVWESRGSRSLFGRVGVAGLANVDITPELATRAAMAYATSLKKHATIVTSRDSSRTARMLKRAMMAGVNAAGVNVLDLEVASVPVTRFIVRRPEHAGGLSIRLVEGDPQSCVIRFFDANGADLSEDQQRKVERLFGREDFRRVFPTEIGDIGFPPRSLEQYTAALEATVDISAIRDARFKIVVDYAYGSTSFVMPNMLAKLGADILGVNPYASTLGAVNFDRHVHAQEVAAVVRASGAHLGAVLDPDGEHLTLIDDSGRVLTHEQALLALLTLVSGHLAGEIIALPVTVTRHAEAIAASHGVAVRRTKVSTPALMQAAAESGVGFAASTDGGFIVPDFLPAFDAAASLVKVLELLARSGRRLSTIVASLPQPHLAHEAVVTPWDQKGMVMRSLVEMSKDREVQLIDGVKVRHDQGWALALPDPEEPLTHVWAEADTESDANALAGEYARRIRQLLR; this is encoded by the coding sequence TCGGCCTGTCCTGGTTGGCCGCTGCGTTGTACGTGCCCCTGGCGCGTCGAGCTCTGCGAGAGGGGCGATCGGTCCCCTCAACACCCCAGGTATCCTCGCCCTCATGAAGGCCGTGATCATGGCGGGGGGGGAGGGAACCCGACTGCGTCCCCTCACCTCCAACGCCCCCAAACCCATGATCTCGCTGGTCAATGCCCCGATGATGGAACACGTCGTGACCCTTCTCCAACGGCACGGTTTCGACGAGATCGTGGTAACGGTGGCCTTCATGGCCAACCACATCCGCACCTACTTCGGTGACGGCTCCGACTTCGGAGTGAAGATGGTCTACGCCACCGAGGACACGCCCTTGGGTACGGCCGGGTCGGTCCGCAATGCCATGGATCAGTTGACCGAGCGGTTTTTGGTGATCTCCGGCGACGTGCTCACCGATATTGATCTGTCGACGATGGTGGCGGAACACGAGCGCACCAATGCTTTCGCCACCATTGGCCTCGCACGCGTCACGAACCCGCTCGAATTTGGCATCGTCATCACGCGACCTGACGGATCCATCGAGCAATTTCTCGAAAAGCCGTCGTGGGGGCAGGTGTTCAGTGACACCATCAATACCGGCATTTTTGTACTCGAGCCCGGGATCTTCGATTACATCGATGCGGACCGCCCGGTGGACTTCTCCTCGGAGGTATTCCCGGCCCTCCTCGCCGATGGCCGCCCCCTCTATGGCGCCATCGGCGAGGGCTATTGGGAAGACGTCGGCACCTTGGAGAGTTACCTCTCCGCCCACAAGGACATCCTCGACGGTCACGTAGCGGTGAACATCCCCGGTTTCAAGATGGGCGACGGCGTCCATGTGGGCGAAGGAGCCGAGATCCACCCCCAAGCAACCGTGGTAGGACCCGCCGTCATCGGGGAGAACTGCCGCATCGAAGCAGGTGTGCGCCTCGGTCCCTACACCGTGCTGGGCACCAACGTGCGGGTGCGGGCCAACACCGACCTCGAGCGGGCGATCGTGCACGACAACTCCTACCTAGGGGAGGGGGTGCGGCTGCGCGGTGCGATCATCGGCCGTTCCTGTGATCTGCGGGGCGGCGTGCGGGCCGAGGAGGGTGTGGTACTCGGCGACGAATGCTTCGTAGGGGAACATGCCGTACTCGGATCCGGAGTGAAGGTGTACCCCTTTAAAACAGTTGAACAAGGGGCCGTTATCAATTCCTCGATTGTGTGGGAGTCGCGCGGGTCGCGGTCGCTCTTCGGTCGAGTGGGGGTAGCCGGCCTCGCCAACGTCGACATCACCCCCGAGTTGGCCACCCGTGCCGCTATGGCCTACGCCACCTCCCTAAAGAAGCACGCCACCATCGTCACATCACGCGATTCCAGCCGCACCGCCCGCATGCTCAAGCGCGCCATGATGGCTGGCGTCAACGCGGCGGGGGTCAACGTGCTCGACCTGGAGGTGGCGTCGGTACCGGTCACCCGCTTCATCGTGCGCCGGCCGGAACACGCCGGTGGCCTATCGATCCGCCTCGTGGAGGGCGATCCCCAATCCTGTGTGATCCGTTTCTTTGATGCCAACGGCGCCGACCTCTCGGAAGACCAGCAACGCAAAGTGGAGCGTCTCTTCGGTCGGGAGGACTTCCGCCGGGTGTTTCCCACCGAGATCGGCGACATCGGGTTTCCGCCCCGTTCCCTGGAGCAATACACCGCCGCCCTGGAAGCCACCGTGGATATCAGCGCCATCCGGGACGCGAGGTTCAAGATAGTGGTGGATTACGCCTACGGCTCTACCTCCTTCGTGATGCCCAACATGCTGGCCAAACTGGGGGCCGACATCCTCGGGGTGAACCCCTACGCATCCACTCTCGGGGCTGTGAATTTCGACCGACACGTCCATGCGCAGGAAGTGGCCGCCGTGGTACGGGCCTCCGGCGCCCATCTCGGTGCCGTGCTGGACCCCGATGGCGAACATCTCACCTTGATCGATGATTCCGGCCGGGTACTCACCCATGAGCAAGCGCTGCTGGCGTTGCTCACCCTGGTGAGCGGTCACCTGGCGGGGGAGATCATCGCCCTGCCGGTCACCGTAACCCGCCATGCCGAAGCCATCGCGGCATCCCACGGCGTGGCGGTGCGACGCACCAAGGTTTCCACCCCCGCCTTGATGCAAGCCGCAGCCGAGTCGGGGGTTGGCTTCGCCGCCAGTACCGACGGTGGCTTCATCGTCCCGGACTTCCTCCCCGCCTTCGACGCGGCCGCCAGCCTGGTGAAGGTGCTCGAGTTGCTGGCCCGAAGTGGTAGGCGCCTTTCGACCATCGTGGCGAGCCTTCCCCAGCCTCACCTCGCCCACGAGGCGGTCGTTACCCCCTGGGACCAGAAAGGGATGGTGATGCGGTCTCTGGTGGAGATGAGCAAAGACCGTGAGGTGCAACTCATCGATGGCGTAAAGGTGCGACACGACCAGGGTTGGGCGCTCGCTCTACCCGACCCGGAGGAACCGCTGACTCATGTCTGGGCCGAAGCCGATACCGAATCCGACGCGAATGCCCTGGCGGGGGAGTACGCGCGACGCATCCGTCAGTTGCTCCGTTAG